The Streptomyces sp. NBC_00335 DNA window CGCCCTGACGGCGGAACCGGCCCTGCGCTCCTACCATTTGCTGCCGAGCGTACGGGGAGACCTGCTGGAGCGCCTCGGCCGCCCGGCGGAGGCCCGGGCGGAGTTCGAACGCGCGGCCTCGCTCACGCGCAACGCCCGGGAACAGACCCTGCTGCGCGCCCGCGCGGCCCGCCTCTGAGGCCCGCCGCCGTCGGACGCGACCCGGGTCAGCCGCGGCGGGCGAACGCCGCCACGTCGAGCGGCGTCCGCGCGGGCCGGCGCGGCGGGGTCAGCGCGATGGGACGGCGCAGCGAGCCGTGGCGGGCGATCTCCCGGACCGTCTCGCGCAGGGCCTCAAGGAATCCGTCCATGGTGCGGCGGGCGGCGGGAGTGTCCGAGTAGATCGAGTTCATGTGCAGCCCGTCCGCGTCCCGCTGGAACCAGGAGCAGGCCCCGTTGGCCTGGGCCGACCACACGTGGGAGGTGGGCCGCCAGTCCTCGTGGCGCTCGGCACCCGGGCACTTGCGCATGTCGATGTACGAGAAGAAGTTCACCGGGTACGGCCAGGAGCGGGCGGCGAACTCACGGGGAGCGAGCAACTCCCAGGCCCGCACGAACGGCACGTCGATATGGCCGATCATCTCGTTGAAGCCGGCCCGCACCGAGGACATGACCTGCTCGAAGTCCCGGCCCGGCGAGGCGTCGAACTCGATCGGCATGGTGTTGACGAACCAGCCCACCGAGTTGCCCCACCCGGCCCGGCCCCGCTCGCTCACCGGCATGAACCCCCGGTAGACCCCCGGCCCGCCCGCCTCGCGCAGACACACCGCGACGGCGGCCAGCACCCCCATGAACGGCTTGCCGTCCACCGCCAGGCAGGCCTTCTCGAAGACCTCCGCCTCGGCGGCGTCCAGCAGCGGGGAGGCCTCGTTCACGATCGAGTACATCCGGCCCGGCTCCACACCCAGTTCGAGCGGGAAGCGCGGGAAGAACTCACCGCCGCCGCTCGCCATGAACTCCTTCCAGTAGCCGAGCCGTTCGTCGTCCGCGTCGATGGAGAGATAGCGGGCGCGCTGCTCCTCGGCGAAGTCGAGATAGCTCGGCGCGGGCGCCGGGTCGGGCAACTCGCCCCGGCACAGGGCCTCGTAGCCGTGCTCGACCTCCTGGACCACGATCGGCATCGACATGCCGTCGCAGACGATGTGGTCGAAGGCCAGGTAGACGGTCGCCGAGTCCTCGCGCAGGACGGCGCCCATCGTGAACAGCGGCCAGGACAGCGTGTCGATGCTCCGCTTGAACCGCTCCACCAGGAAGCCGGTCACCTCTTCGGTGCGTTCGAAGTCGGCGACCTGGACGGTGTCCAGGGCCAGTTCGGCGGCGGGGATAGGAGCGCACGCCAACTCGCCTGCCAGGCGGCGGAATTCGCAGCGCAGCACCTCGTGGCGGCGTACGAACGCCAGCAGCGAGCCGGTCAGGGCCTCCTCGTCCAGCGGGCCCTCGACCTCGAAGGTGACGGCGATCCACGACGCGGTCGGGTCGTCGGCCGCGCGGCTCTCCTCGGCGACGGTGAAGTGCTTGTCCTGGTTGAAGGAGGCCCTCCTGTCCGCCGCGCCGTCCGGGCCGGGGGACTGCACCCCGGCCGTGGACCGCAACCGCCACTCGACGACCCGGCCGGGTGCCATGTGGTTCATCTCCAGAGGAAACTGCCGCATTCCGTCATCCCTTCGACCCCCGAGTCAACCCCGAGCGCCTAACGACACCCGGGCCACGGAAGTGACGCGCGCCGGGAGGTTCACCGGCAGGCGCGCCGTGCGGACCGGGCGTACGTGCGGGCGAACGGCTGCGGCCCGGGGCCCCGCCGGGTTCACCGCAAGCGGTGCGGGAGCGCCCGCAGACCCTTCGGACGCGGGGCTTCCCGTGCGACGGGCAGCCCGGTCACCCACGGCTCGACCGACCTCACAAAACCCTTCTCTCGCCCGGCCCGCACTCTGGCAGACTCGGCCCATGACCAGCGATCCCGTCGTCTGCGAGGTCCCCGACGGCCTCGGTCTCATAGAAGTCACCGGGTACGACGACGTCAGCGTGCTCCTCCTCGGGGGCCGGCCCGTCGTGCTGGAGGGCAGCGACTTCTGCGGCAGCGTCGGCTGGCTGGCCTCGCGCGCCACCGGCCCGGGCGCTCCCATCACCGCGGAGACCAAGGCGCTCACCGCATGGCTGGCCGCGCCGGAGCTCGCCGTCGACCCGCTCACCGGGAACTTCCTGCCGCCGGACCCGGAACGGCTGCGGCCCCTGCTGCGCCTCCTCGCCCCCGGCCGGTACACGATGACCGCCGCCGCGGCCCCGCAGCCGCTGCGCGTGGTCCACCCGCGCGCCGAGCAGGTCGAGAGATGGTACGCGGACGAGGAGCTCACCCACGGGCCGAACGGGGCTCCGAAGAGACTGATCCGGGAGCGCTCCCCGGGGTGTCTCAGCCCGCGGCCGGTTCCTGCACGCCGCCGCCGTCCGCCGCCGCGGCGGCCGCGTCGTCCGGGCGCAGTTCGATGTGGTCCGAGGCCAGGTCCACCGCCACCCGGTGTTCCATGCCCAGGGCCTCCAGGAACTTGTGCGGGAGCTGTACGCGTCCCGTGCGGTCGAGCATCACGTACTCGCGCTCGCTCACCGACTCGGCGCCGTGCTCGTCGGTGACCGTACGGCGCAGCACCTCGCTGCTGGTGCGGCCGTCGCGCATCGCCACCGTGCGCCGGACCTCGCCCGCGACGAGCGGGTCGTGGGTCACGATGACCACGGTCGCGCCCAGTTCGCGGTTGACGGTGCGGAAGGCCTCGAAGATCGCCCCGCCCGTCTCGGAGTCCAGCTCGCCGGTCGGCTCGTCGGCGAGCAGCACCGCCGGATCGTTGGCCATCGCCACCGCGATGGCCACGCGCTGCTGCTGGCCGCCGGAGAGCTCGGCGGGGCGGTGGTTCGCCAGCTCGCCGATCTCCAGCGCTTCGAGGAGCTCGCCGGTCCGGACCGCGTGGCGCTTGGCGGCCGCGCGCCGGCTGCCCTTCAACTGCATCGGCAGGGCGATGTTCTGCGCCGTCGTCA harbors:
- a CDS encoding condensation domain-containing protein, with the protein product MRQFPLEMNHMAPGRVVEWRLRSTAGVQSPGPDGAADRRASFNQDKHFTVAEESRAADDPTASWIAVTFEVEGPLDEEALTGSLLAFVRRHEVLRCEFRRLAGELACAPIPAAELALDTVQVADFERTEEVTGFLVERFKRSIDTLSWPLFTMGAVLREDSATVYLAFDHIVCDGMSMPIVVQEVEHGYEALCRGELPDPAPAPSYLDFAEEQRARYLSIDADDERLGYWKEFMASGGGEFFPRFPLELGVEPGRMYSIVNEASPLLDAAEAEVFEKACLAVDGKPFMGVLAAVAVCLREAGGPGVYRGFMPVSERGRAGWGNSVGWFVNTMPIEFDASPGRDFEQVMSSVRAGFNEMIGHIDVPFVRAWELLAPREFAARSWPYPVNFFSYIDMRKCPGAERHEDWRPTSHVWSAQANGACSWFQRDADGLHMNSIYSDTPAARRTMDGFLEALRETVREIARHGSLRRPIALTPPRRPARTPLDVAAFARRG
- a CDS encoding ABC transporter ATP-binding protein produces the protein MNSDQPTYEELQRQALAAAEPRRHGADTAIACDRLVRIFSTDGVEVQALQGLELTVAQGDLMALVGASGSGKSTLLNILAGLDVPTAGTASVGGYDLLEMSARDRLRYRREAVGFVWQQTARNLLPFLTTAQNIALPMQLKGSRRAAAKRHAVRTGELLEALEIGELANHRPAELSGGQQQRVAIAVAMANDPAVLLADEPTGELDSETGGAIFEAFRTVNRELGATVVIVTHDPLVAGEVRRTVAMRDGRTSSEVLRRTVTDEHGAESVSEREYVMLDRTGRVQLPHKFLEALGMEHRVAVDLASDHIELRPDDAAAAAADGGGVQEPAAG